From one Amaranthus tricolor cultivar Red isolate AtriRed21 chromosome 17, ASM2621246v1, whole genome shotgun sequence genomic stretch:
- the LOC130803969 gene encoding uncharacterized protein LOC130803969 isoform X1, protein MADNPLSHHAHVPLPSNPVHDLKGIRHETQFEKSLPESREKSGLDDAPLVPVHIVTEASQLPVDFLEPSPETKLVIGFDCEGVDLCRNGTLCIMQLAFPDAIYLVDAIEGGDVLIQACKPGLESGYITKVIHDCKRDSEALYYQFGIKLHNVMDTQIAYSLIEEQEGRHRSLDDYISFVALLADPRYCGISYLEKEEVRELMRKDRQIWLYRPLSELMIRAAADDVRFLLYIYHKMIEKLNVQSMWNLAVRGELYCRCFCLSDNNFADWPALPPIPDDLPPETEAVEEEILSVLEIPPGKMGLVIGKRGATILSIKESCHAEILMGGSKGPPDKVFVIGPVKQVRKAEALLRGRIMDIY, encoded by the exons ATGGCGGACAATCCCCTTTCTCACCATGCCCATGTCCCTTTACCTTCAAACCCAG TCCATGATTTGAAGGGGATTAGACATGAAACCCAATTCGAGAAATCATTGCCTGAATCAAGGGAAAAAA gtGGTTTAGATGATGCTCCGCTGGTTCCGGTTCATATTGTTACTGAAGCCTCTCAACTTCCAGTGGATTTCCTGGAACCTTCCCCAGAAACAAAGCTGGTAATTGGTTTTGATTGTGAGGGCGTTGATCTCTGTCGTAATGGAACTCTTTGTATCATGCAG CTGGCTTTTCCCGATGCCATATATTTGGTGGATGCAATAGAAGGTGGAGACGTGCTTATACAAGCGTGTAAGCCTGGTCTTGAATCTGGATATATCACTAAAGTTATACATGATTGCAAGCGTGACAGTGAG GCATTGTACTACCAGTTTGGAATCAAGTTGCACAATGTGATGGACACTCAG ATTGCATATTCCTTGATTGAAGAGCAGGAAGGACGACATAGATCGCTTGATGACTACATCTCATTTGTGGCTCTCTTGGCAGATCCACGCTATTGTG GAATATCTTATCTTGAGAAGGAGGAGGTTCGCGAACTCATGAGGAAG gataGACAGATCTGGCTGTACAGACCTCTATCTGAACTCATGATCCGTGCAGCTGCTGATGATGTCCGTTTTCTGCTTTACATCTATCACAAAATGATAGAGAAGCTGAATGTCCAATCCATGTGGAACCTTGCCGTTCGTGGTGAACTTTATTGTCGCTGTTTCTGCTTAAGTGACAATAACTTTGCTGATTGGCCTGCTTTGCCTCCTATTCCAG ATGATCTGCCACCGGAGACAGAAGCTGTGGAAGAAGAAATCCTTTCTGTTCTTGAAATTCCACCAGGGAAAATGGGGCTTGTGATTGGCAAACGCGGAGCTACGATTCTGTCAATCAAGGAATCATGCCA TGCTGAAATTCTCATGGGAGGCTCAAAAGGTCCCCCTGATAAG GTTTTCGTTATTGGCCCAGTGAAGCAAGTGAGGAAAGCGGAGGCACTGCTAAGGGGAAGAATAATGGATATATACTGA
- the LOC130803969 gene encoding uncharacterized protein LOC130803969 isoform X2, with the protein MADNPLSHHAHVPLPSNPGGLDDAPLVPVHIVTEASQLPVDFLEPSPETKLVIGFDCEGVDLCRNGTLCIMQLAFPDAIYLVDAIEGGDVLIQACKPGLESGYITKVIHDCKRDSEALYYQFGIKLHNVMDTQIAYSLIEEQEGRHRSLDDYISFVALLADPRYCGISYLEKEEVRELMRKDRQIWLYRPLSELMIRAAADDVRFLLYIYHKMIEKLNVQSMWNLAVRGELYCRCFCLSDNNFADWPALPPIPDDLPPETEAVEEEILSVLEIPPGKMGLVIGKRGATILSIKESCHAEILMGGSKGPPDKVFVIGPVKQVRKAEALLRGRIMDIY; encoded by the exons ATGGCGGACAATCCCCTTTCTCACCATGCCCATGTCCCTTTACCTTCAAACCCAG gtGGTTTAGATGATGCTCCGCTGGTTCCGGTTCATATTGTTACTGAAGCCTCTCAACTTCCAGTGGATTTCCTGGAACCTTCCCCAGAAACAAAGCTGGTAATTGGTTTTGATTGTGAGGGCGTTGATCTCTGTCGTAATGGAACTCTTTGTATCATGCAG CTGGCTTTTCCCGATGCCATATATTTGGTGGATGCAATAGAAGGTGGAGACGTGCTTATACAAGCGTGTAAGCCTGGTCTTGAATCTGGATATATCACTAAAGTTATACATGATTGCAAGCGTGACAGTGAG GCATTGTACTACCAGTTTGGAATCAAGTTGCACAATGTGATGGACACTCAG ATTGCATATTCCTTGATTGAAGAGCAGGAAGGACGACATAGATCGCTTGATGACTACATCTCATTTGTGGCTCTCTTGGCAGATCCACGCTATTGTG GAATATCTTATCTTGAGAAGGAGGAGGTTCGCGAACTCATGAGGAAG gataGACAGATCTGGCTGTACAGACCTCTATCTGAACTCATGATCCGTGCAGCTGCTGATGATGTCCGTTTTCTGCTTTACATCTATCACAAAATGATAGAGAAGCTGAATGTCCAATCCATGTGGAACCTTGCCGTTCGTGGTGAACTTTATTGTCGCTGTTTCTGCTTAAGTGACAATAACTTTGCTGATTGGCCTGCTTTGCCTCCTATTCCAG ATGATCTGCCACCGGAGACAGAAGCTGTGGAAGAAGAAATCCTTTCTGTTCTTGAAATTCCACCAGGGAAAATGGGGCTTGTGATTGGCAAACGCGGAGCTACGATTCTGTCAATCAAGGAATCATGCCA TGCTGAAATTCTCATGGGAGGCTCAAAAGGTCCCCCTGATAAG GTTTTCGTTATTGGCCCAGTGAAGCAAGTGAGGAAAGCGGAGGCACTGCTAAGGGGAAGAATAATGGATATATACTGA
- the LOC130803970 gene encoding clathrin interactor EPSIN 1 isoform X3, with product MDFMKVVDQAVREIKREVNLKVLKVPEIEQKVLDATDNEPWGPHGSALAEIAQATKKFTECQMIMNVLWTRLGETGKDWRYVYKALAVIEYLIANGSERAVDEIIEHTFQISSLTSFEYVEPNGKDAGINVRKKAENIVTLLNNKDKIEETRKKAASTREKYVGLSSTGISYKSSSASYSGSSFQNSNRYGGFSGRYDDDSYKTKDEDHFGEDKFDKYVPKSHQGASAERKTSYHSRNHDLPSTGQKSSSGIKTDEYAAISHQNANLPSTAQVDDDDDFDPRGTAAKTEPAAASSQQMDLFGESLIGDLLDTPTTIPSQSSAMGEKSSDVDLFGDADFVSAAPQVEAGGSLQTQPNVDLFAAQSVSANAQPLPSAAVSSTMDFFAASDQVAPTATKTENIGSSNVNFVDPFAAIPLNSFEGSNLLGTFTSHTDQSSLESTENLLKNNSVTYLHGKSLSESKAPQKGNFQVKSGIWADSLSRGLIDLNISAPKKVNLTEIGIVGGLSDGSEDKQKAAPTSYYMGSAMGMGTGFGGTGSNPTTTGADDFFSSFTSSSQYQYGGFQK from the exons ATGGATTTCATGAAGGTTGTCGATCAAGCTGTTCGCGAAAT AAAACGAGAGGTGAACTTGAAAGTGTTGAAGGTACCTGAGATTGAGCAAAAG GTGCTGGATGCAACTGATAATGAGCCTTGGGGTCCTCATGGAAGCGCACTGGCAGAAATAGCTCAAGCTACCAAAAAATT TACTGAATGTCAGATGATTATGAATGTACTGTGGACAAGACTGGGTGAAACTGGCAAGGATTGGCGCTATGTTTATAAG GCACTGGCTGTTATAGAGTATCTCATTGCTAATGGATCTGAGCGAGCTGTTGATGAGATAATAGAACATACTTTTCAGATCTCA TCACTCACCTCCTTTGAATATGTCGAACCTAATGGGAAGGATGCGGGGATCAATGTGCGCAAGAAGGCAGAAAACATTGTAACCCTTCTAAATAACAAGGACAAAATAGAAGAAACTCGTAAAAAAGCTGCTTCTACTCGTGAAAA GTATGTTGGTCTCTCATCAACGGGTATTTCCTACAAGTCAAGTTCAGCTTCTTATAGTGGTAGCAGTTTCCAGAACAGCAACAGGTATGGAGGCTTTAGTGGCagatatgatgatgatagtTACAAAACCAAGGACGAAGATCATTTTGGTGAAGACAAATTTGATAAATATGTTCCTAAGTCTCATCAAGGAGCTTCTGCAGAAAGAAAAACATCTTATCATAGCAG GAACCACGATCTTCCTTCCACAGGTCAAAAATCATCCTCAGGGATAAAAACTGACGAGTATGCTGCTATTTCACATCAGAATGCAAATTTACCTTCCACTGCTCAggtagatgatgatgatgattttgatcCACGGGGAACTGCAGCAAAAA CAGAGCCTGCTGCTGCAAGCTCACAACAAATGGATCTCTTCGGTGAAAGTTTGATTGGTGACCTCTTGGATACACCTACAACTATTCCGTCTCAGAGCAGTGCCATGGGTGAAAAGTCATCTGATGTTGATCTTTTTGGAGATGCTGATTTCGTATCAGCAGCTCCTCAAGTGGAAGCAGGGGGGAGCCTTCAAACCCAG CCAAATGTTGATCTATTTGCTGCACAATCTGTATCCGCAAATGCACAGCCATTGCCATCAGCTGCAGTTTCTTCAACAATGGACTTCTTTGCAGCATCTGATCAAGTTGCACCAACTGCAactaaaactgaaaatattggGTCATCAAATGTAAATTTTGTAGATCCTTTTGCTGCTATTCCATTGAACAGCTTTGAAGGATCCAATCTTCTAGGAACATTCACCTCTCATACAGATCAATCATCTTTGGAATCCACAGAGAATCTGCTTAAGAATAATTCTGTAACTTACTTACATGGCAAATCCTTATCAGAATCAAAAGCACCTCAGAAGGGCAATTTCCAAGTCAAGTCTGGAATTTGGGCTGATTCACTAAGCCGTGGGCTGATTGATCTTAATATATCTGCTC CCAAGAAGGTGAATTTAACAGAGATCGGAATAGTCGGTGGATTGAGTGATGGATCAGAGGACAAGCAGAAGGCAGCTCCGACATCTTATTACATGGGATCAGCCATGGGTATGGGTACGGGATTTGGTGGAACCGGTTCTAATCCAACCACAACTGGTGCAGATGATTTCTTTTCAAGCTTTACAAGCAGCAGCCAGTATCAATATGGAGGCTTCCAGAAATGA
- the LOC130803970 gene encoding clathrin interactor EPSIN 1 isoform X2 → MDFMKVVDQAVREIKREVNLKVLKVPEIEQKVLDATDNEPWGPHGSALAEIAQATKKFTECQMIMNVLWTRLGETGKDWRYVYKALAVIEYLIANGSERAVDEIIEHTFQISSLTSFEYVEPNGKDAGINVRKKAENIVTLLNNKDKIEETRKKAASTREKYVGLSSTGISYKSSSASYSGSSFQNSNRYGGFSGRYDDDSYKTKDEDHFGEDKFDKYVPKSHQGASAERKTSYHSSRNHDLPSTGQKSSSGIKTDEYAAISHQNANLPSTAQVDDDDDFDPRGTAAKKPAAASSQQMDLFGESLIGDLLDTPTTIPSQSSAMGEKSSDVDLFGDADFVSAAPQVEAGGSLQTQPNVDLFAAQSVSANAQPLPSAAVSSTMDFFAASDQVAPTATKTENIGSSNVNFVDPFAAIPLNSFEGSNLLGTFTSHTDQSSLESTENLLKNNSVTYLHGKSLSESKAPQKGNFQVKSGIWADSLSRGLIDLNISAPKKVNLTEIGIVGGLSDGSEDKQKAAPTSYYMGSAMGMGTGFGGTGSNPTTTGADDFFSSFTSSSQYQYGGFQK, encoded by the exons ATGGATTTCATGAAGGTTGTCGATCAAGCTGTTCGCGAAAT AAAACGAGAGGTGAACTTGAAAGTGTTGAAGGTACCTGAGATTGAGCAAAAG GTGCTGGATGCAACTGATAATGAGCCTTGGGGTCCTCATGGAAGCGCACTGGCAGAAATAGCTCAAGCTACCAAAAAATT TACTGAATGTCAGATGATTATGAATGTACTGTGGACAAGACTGGGTGAAACTGGCAAGGATTGGCGCTATGTTTATAAG GCACTGGCTGTTATAGAGTATCTCATTGCTAATGGATCTGAGCGAGCTGTTGATGAGATAATAGAACATACTTTTCAGATCTCA TCACTCACCTCCTTTGAATATGTCGAACCTAATGGGAAGGATGCGGGGATCAATGTGCGCAAGAAGGCAGAAAACATTGTAACCCTTCTAAATAACAAGGACAAAATAGAAGAAACTCGTAAAAAAGCTGCTTCTACTCGTGAAAA GTATGTTGGTCTCTCATCAACGGGTATTTCCTACAAGTCAAGTTCAGCTTCTTATAGTGGTAGCAGTTTCCAGAACAGCAACAGGTATGGAGGCTTTAGTGGCagatatgatgatgatagtTACAAAACCAAGGACGAAGATCATTTTGGTGAAGACAAATTTGATAAATATGTTCCTAAGTCTCATCAAGGAGCTTCTGCAGAAAGAAAAACATCTTATCATAGCAG CAGGAACCACGATCTTCCTTCCACAGGTCAAAAATCATCCTCAGGGATAAAAACTGACGAGTATGCTGCTATTTCACATCAGAATGCAAATTTACCTTCCACTGCTCAggtagatgatgatgatgattttgatcCACGGGGAACTGCAGCAAAAA AGCCTGCTGCTGCAAGCTCACAACAAATGGATCTCTTCGGTGAAAGTTTGATTGGTGACCTCTTGGATACACCTACAACTATTCCGTCTCAGAGCAGTGCCATGGGTGAAAAGTCATCTGATGTTGATCTTTTTGGAGATGCTGATTTCGTATCAGCAGCTCCTCAAGTGGAAGCAGGGGGGAGCCTTCAAACCCAG CCAAATGTTGATCTATTTGCTGCACAATCTGTATCCGCAAATGCACAGCCATTGCCATCAGCTGCAGTTTCTTCAACAATGGACTTCTTTGCAGCATCTGATCAAGTTGCACCAACTGCAactaaaactgaaaatattggGTCATCAAATGTAAATTTTGTAGATCCTTTTGCTGCTATTCCATTGAACAGCTTTGAAGGATCCAATCTTCTAGGAACATTCACCTCTCATACAGATCAATCATCTTTGGAATCCACAGAGAATCTGCTTAAGAATAATTCTGTAACTTACTTACATGGCAAATCCTTATCAGAATCAAAAGCACCTCAGAAGGGCAATTTCCAAGTCAAGTCTGGAATTTGGGCTGATTCACTAAGCCGTGGGCTGATTGATCTTAATATATCTGCTC CCAAGAAGGTGAATTTAACAGAGATCGGAATAGTCGGTGGATTGAGTGATGGATCAGAGGACAAGCAGAAGGCAGCTCCGACATCTTATTACATGGGATCAGCCATGGGTATGGGTACGGGATTTGGTGGAACCGGTTCTAATCCAACCACAACTGGTGCAGATGATTTCTTTTCAAGCTTTACAAGCAGCAGCCAGTATCAATATGGAGGCTTCCAGAAATGA
- the LOC130803970 gene encoding clathrin interactor EPSIN 1 isoform X4 has protein sequence MDFMKVVDQAVREIKREVNLKVLKVPEIEQKVLDATDNEPWGPHGSALAEIAQATKKFTECQMIMNVLWTRLGETGKDWRYVYKALAVIEYLIANGSERAVDEIIEHTFQISSLTSFEYVEPNGKDAGINVRKKAENIVTLLNNKDKIEETRKKAASTREKYVGLSSTGISYKSSSASYSGSSFQNSNRYGGFSGRYDDDSYKTKDEDHFGEDKFDKYVPKSHQGASAERKTSYHSRNHDLPSTGQKSSSGIKTDEYAAISHQNANLPSTAQVDDDDDFDPRGTAAKKPAAASSQQMDLFGESLIGDLLDTPTTIPSQSSAMGEKSSDVDLFGDADFVSAAPQVEAGGSLQTQPNVDLFAAQSVSANAQPLPSAAVSSTMDFFAASDQVAPTATKTENIGSSNVNFVDPFAAIPLNSFEGSNLLGTFTSHTDQSSLESTENLLKNNSVTYLHGKSLSESKAPQKGNFQVKSGIWADSLSRGLIDLNISAPKKVNLTEIGIVGGLSDGSEDKQKAAPTSYYMGSAMGMGTGFGGTGSNPTTTGADDFFSSFTSSSQYQYGGFQK, from the exons ATGGATTTCATGAAGGTTGTCGATCAAGCTGTTCGCGAAAT AAAACGAGAGGTGAACTTGAAAGTGTTGAAGGTACCTGAGATTGAGCAAAAG GTGCTGGATGCAACTGATAATGAGCCTTGGGGTCCTCATGGAAGCGCACTGGCAGAAATAGCTCAAGCTACCAAAAAATT TACTGAATGTCAGATGATTATGAATGTACTGTGGACAAGACTGGGTGAAACTGGCAAGGATTGGCGCTATGTTTATAAG GCACTGGCTGTTATAGAGTATCTCATTGCTAATGGATCTGAGCGAGCTGTTGATGAGATAATAGAACATACTTTTCAGATCTCA TCACTCACCTCCTTTGAATATGTCGAACCTAATGGGAAGGATGCGGGGATCAATGTGCGCAAGAAGGCAGAAAACATTGTAACCCTTCTAAATAACAAGGACAAAATAGAAGAAACTCGTAAAAAAGCTGCTTCTACTCGTGAAAA GTATGTTGGTCTCTCATCAACGGGTATTTCCTACAAGTCAAGTTCAGCTTCTTATAGTGGTAGCAGTTTCCAGAACAGCAACAGGTATGGAGGCTTTAGTGGCagatatgatgatgatagtTACAAAACCAAGGACGAAGATCATTTTGGTGAAGACAAATTTGATAAATATGTTCCTAAGTCTCATCAAGGAGCTTCTGCAGAAAGAAAAACATCTTATCATAGCAG GAACCACGATCTTCCTTCCACAGGTCAAAAATCATCCTCAGGGATAAAAACTGACGAGTATGCTGCTATTTCACATCAGAATGCAAATTTACCTTCCACTGCTCAggtagatgatgatgatgattttgatcCACGGGGAACTGCAGCAAAAA AGCCTGCTGCTGCAAGCTCACAACAAATGGATCTCTTCGGTGAAAGTTTGATTGGTGACCTCTTGGATACACCTACAACTATTCCGTCTCAGAGCAGTGCCATGGGTGAAAAGTCATCTGATGTTGATCTTTTTGGAGATGCTGATTTCGTATCAGCAGCTCCTCAAGTGGAAGCAGGGGGGAGCCTTCAAACCCAG CCAAATGTTGATCTATTTGCTGCACAATCTGTATCCGCAAATGCACAGCCATTGCCATCAGCTGCAGTTTCTTCAACAATGGACTTCTTTGCAGCATCTGATCAAGTTGCACCAACTGCAactaaaactgaaaatattggGTCATCAAATGTAAATTTTGTAGATCCTTTTGCTGCTATTCCATTGAACAGCTTTGAAGGATCCAATCTTCTAGGAACATTCACCTCTCATACAGATCAATCATCTTTGGAATCCACAGAGAATCTGCTTAAGAATAATTCTGTAACTTACTTACATGGCAAATCCTTATCAGAATCAAAAGCACCTCAGAAGGGCAATTTCCAAGTCAAGTCTGGAATTTGGGCTGATTCACTAAGCCGTGGGCTGATTGATCTTAATATATCTGCTC CCAAGAAGGTGAATTTAACAGAGATCGGAATAGTCGGTGGATTGAGTGATGGATCAGAGGACAAGCAGAAGGCAGCTCCGACATCTTATTACATGGGATCAGCCATGGGTATGGGTACGGGATTTGGTGGAACCGGTTCTAATCCAACCACAACTGGTGCAGATGATTTCTTTTCAAGCTTTACAAGCAGCAGCCAGTATCAATATGGAGGCTTCCAGAAATGA
- the LOC130803970 gene encoding clathrin interactor EPSIN 1 isoform X1, protein MDFMKVVDQAVREIKREVNLKVLKVPEIEQKVLDATDNEPWGPHGSALAEIAQATKKFTECQMIMNVLWTRLGETGKDWRYVYKALAVIEYLIANGSERAVDEIIEHTFQISSLTSFEYVEPNGKDAGINVRKKAENIVTLLNNKDKIEETRKKAASTREKYVGLSSTGISYKSSSASYSGSSFQNSNRYGGFSGRYDDDSYKTKDEDHFGEDKFDKYVPKSHQGASAERKTSYHSSRNHDLPSTGQKSSSGIKTDEYAAISHQNANLPSTAQVDDDDDFDPRGTAAKTEPAAASSQQMDLFGESLIGDLLDTPTTIPSQSSAMGEKSSDVDLFGDADFVSAAPQVEAGGSLQTQPNVDLFAAQSVSANAQPLPSAAVSSTMDFFAASDQVAPTATKTENIGSSNVNFVDPFAAIPLNSFEGSNLLGTFTSHTDQSSLESTENLLKNNSVTYLHGKSLSESKAPQKGNFQVKSGIWADSLSRGLIDLNISAPKKVNLTEIGIVGGLSDGSEDKQKAAPTSYYMGSAMGMGTGFGGTGSNPTTTGADDFFSSFTSSSQYQYGGFQK, encoded by the exons ATGGATTTCATGAAGGTTGTCGATCAAGCTGTTCGCGAAAT AAAACGAGAGGTGAACTTGAAAGTGTTGAAGGTACCTGAGATTGAGCAAAAG GTGCTGGATGCAACTGATAATGAGCCTTGGGGTCCTCATGGAAGCGCACTGGCAGAAATAGCTCAAGCTACCAAAAAATT TACTGAATGTCAGATGATTATGAATGTACTGTGGACAAGACTGGGTGAAACTGGCAAGGATTGGCGCTATGTTTATAAG GCACTGGCTGTTATAGAGTATCTCATTGCTAATGGATCTGAGCGAGCTGTTGATGAGATAATAGAACATACTTTTCAGATCTCA TCACTCACCTCCTTTGAATATGTCGAACCTAATGGGAAGGATGCGGGGATCAATGTGCGCAAGAAGGCAGAAAACATTGTAACCCTTCTAAATAACAAGGACAAAATAGAAGAAACTCGTAAAAAAGCTGCTTCTACTCGTGAAAA GTATGTTGGTCTCTCATCAACGGGTATTTCCTACAAGTCAAGTTCAGCTTCTTATAGTGGTAGCAGTTTCCAGAACAGCAACAGGTATGGAGGCTTTAGTGGCagatatgatgatgatagtTACAAAACCAAGGACGAAGATCATTTTGGTGAAGACAAATTTGATAAATATGTTCCTAAGTCTCATCAAGGAGCTTCTGCAGAAAGAAAAACATCTTATCATAGCAG CAGGAACCACGATCTTCCTTCCACAGGTCAAAAATCATCCTCAGGGATAAAAACTGACGAGTATGCTGCTATTTCACATCAGAATGCAAATTTACCTTCCACTGCTCAggtagatgatgatgatgattttgatcCACGGGGAACTGCAGCAAAAA CAGAGCCTGCTGCTGCAAGCTCACAACAAATGGATCTCTTCGGTGAAAGTTTGATTGGTGACCTCTTGGATACACCTACAACTATTCCGTCTCAGAGCAGTGCCATGGGTGAAAAGTCATCTGATGTTGATCTTTTTGGAGATGCTGATTTCGTATCAGCAGCTCCTCAAGTGGAAGCAGGGGGGAGCCTTCAAACCCAG CCAAATGTTGATCTATTTGCTGCACAATCTGTATCCGCAAATGCACAGCCATTGCCATCAGCTGCAGTTTCTTCAACAATGGACTTCTTTGCAGCATCTGATCAAGTTGCACCAACTGCAactaaaactgaaaatattggGTCATCAAATGTAAATTTTGTAGATCCTTTTGCTGCTATTCCATTGAACAGCTTTGAAGGATCCAATCTTCTAGGAACATTCACCTCTCATACAGATCAATCATCTTTGGAATCCACAGAGAATCTGCTTAAGAATAATTCTGTAACTTACTTACATGGCAAATCCTTATCAGAATCAAAAGCACCTCAGAAGGGCAATTTCCAAGTCAAGTCTGGAATTTGGGCTGATTCACTAAGCCGTGGGCTGATTGATCTTAATATATCTGCTC CCAAGAAGGTGAATTTAACAGAGATCGGAATAGTCGGTGGATTGAGTGATGGATCAGAGGACAAGCAGAAGGCAGCTCCGACATCTTATTACATGGGATCAGCCATGGGTATGGGTACGGGATTTGGTGGAACCGGTTCTAATCCAACCACAACTGGTGCAGATGATTTCTTTTCAAGCTTTACAAGCAGCAGCCAGTATCAATATGGAGGCTTCCAGAAATGA
- the LOC130803971 gene encoding chlorophyll a-b binding protein, chloroplastic — translation MASVCASSATTAICASSASSQKKGNVLGAGRASFLGGKKLRDTKYRAPVTSKSLSVSAAAAEPDRPIWFPGSTPPPWLDGSLPGDFGFDPLGFGSDPETLKWMVQSELVHCRWAMLGAAGIFIPEFLTKIGILNTPSWYTAGELEYFTDTTTLFVIEMILIGWAEGRRWADIIKPGCVNTDPIFPNNKLTGTDVGYPGGLWFDPLGWGSGSPEKVKELRTKEIKNGRLAMLAVFGAWFQHIYTGTGPIDNLFAHLADPGHATIFSAFTPK, via the exons ATGGCTTCTGTGTGTGCTTCTTCTGCCACAACAGCTATTTGTGCTTCTTCTGCCAG TTCACAGAAGAAAGGAAATGTGTTGGGGGCAGGAAGAGCATCATTCCTAGGAGGAAAAAAGTTAAGAGACACAAAATACAGGGCCCCAGTTACTTCAAAATCATTATCTGTCTCAGCAGCAGCAGCTGAGCCTGACAGACCTATTTGGTTCCCTGGCAGCACTCCTCCTCCATGGCTTGATGGAAg CCTTCCTGGAGACTTTGGATTTGATCCTCTTGGATTTG GTTCTGACCCAGAGACATTAAAATGGATGGTACAATCAGAATTAGTCCACTGTAGGTGGGCAATGTTGGGAGCTGCAGGTATTTTCATCCCAGAATTTCTAACCAAAATTGGAATCCTAAACACCCCATCTTGGTACACTGCTGGAGAGCTTGAGTACTTCACTGACACTACCACCCTATTTGTCATTGAAATGATTTTGATTGGTTGGGCTGAGGGCCGAAGATGGGCTGATATCATCAAGCCCGGTTGTGTAAATACCGACCCAATCTTCCCCAATAACAAGCTCACCGGAACTGATGTGGGTTACCCTGGTGGGCTCTGGTTTGACCCGTTGGGCTGGGGTTCGGGCTCACCCGAAAAGGTTAAGGAGTTAAGGACTAAGGAGATCAAGAATGGAAGGTTGGCTATGTTGGCTGTTTTTGGTGCTTGGTTCCAACACATTTACACTGGAACTGGCCCTATTGATAACCTCTTTGCCCACCTTGCTGATCCTGGCCATGCCACAATTTTTTCT GCATTTACTCCCAAGTGA